In a single window of the Bradyrhizobium sp. ORS 285 genome:
- a CDS encoding 4Fe-4S dicluster domain-containing protein: MTWTLVFAGTTYGLAGFAREQVCTFMCPWPRLQGAIWDPEAFTVNYRDYRGEVRMSAKKAAEARALGEPAGDCVDCGACVAVCPIGIDIRQGPNFACINCGLCVDACDGVMAKLDRPRGLIDYESWENIERGRVGEPRVPRLLRPKTIGLALACVALAGVIAVSFVTKTTAVLSVQHDRDPLSVRLSDGAVRNAYTVKLLNKSSAVQNFKLAISGVDAALAIVGHAAADAIEVEPDGSETLRVTLTMPEPADADVTFEAVDAAGRVVLSAHDRFVNR; this comes from the coding sequence TTGACGTGGACGCTCGTCTTCGCCGGCACCACCTACGGCCTCGCCGGCTTCGCGCGCGAGCAGGTCTGCACCTTCATGTGCCCGTGGCCGCGTCTCCAAGGCGCGATCTGGGATCCCGAAGCGTTCACCGTGAACTACCGCGACTATCGCGGCGAGGTCCGGATGTCGGCGAAGAAGGCGGCCGAGGCGCGAGCGCTGGGCGAGCCGGCCGGCGATTGCGTCGATTGCGGCGCCTGCGTCGCGGTCTGCCCGATCGGCATCGACATCCGCCAGGGGCCGAACTTCGCCTGCATCAATTGCGGCCTCTGCGTCGATGCCTGCGACGGCGTGATGGCCAAGCTCGACCGTCCGCGCGGGCTGATCGACTACGAGAGCTGGGAGAACATCGAGCGTGGCCGCGTGGGCGAGCCGCGCGTGCCGCGACTGCTGCGGCCGAAGACGATCGGGCTCGCGCTCGCCTGCGTGGCGCTGGCCGGCGTGATCGCGGTGTCGTTCGTGACCAAGACCACCGCCGTGCTGTCGGTGCAGCACGACCGCGATCCGCTGTCGGTGCGGCTGTCGGATGGCGCGGTGCGCAATGCCTATACGGTGAAGCTGCTCAACAAGTCCTCGGCCGTGCAGAACTTCAAGCTCGCGATCAGCGGCGTCGACGCGGCGCTCGCGATCGTCGGCCATGCCGCCGCGGATGCGATCGAGGTCGAGCCGGATGGTTCGGAGACGCTACGCGTCACCTTGACCATGCCCGAGCCTGCGGATGCCGACGTCACCTTCGAGGCGGTCGATGCCGCCGGCCGGGTCGTGCTGAGCGCGCACGACCGCTTCGTCAACCGGTAG